A part of Bacteroidia bacterium genomic DNA contains:
- a CDS encoding ester cyclase, producing the protein MMSKKEIARYISQKVVNEKDYSPILEFLTDDYVYHGLGGMTSHTPQGFMEAIKGFHAAIPDLKSEIIDMVEEGDRLVLRFNFTGTHEGEFLGFPGSGAKLHFEGMIMRRFEQDKIAEDWDYFDFPTVVAQIQSQLKS; encoded by the coding sequence ATGATGTCAAAAAAGGAGATCGCGCGATACATTTCGCAAAAAGTAGTCAATGAGAAAGATTACTCCCCCATCCTAGAATTCTTAACGGACGATTATGTCTATCATGGTTTGGGGGGTATGACTTCTCACACTCCGCAAGGCTTTATGGAAGCCATCAAAGGTTTTCATGCCGCTATTCCTGACCTTAAATCAGAAATCATTGACATGGTGGAAGAAGGCGACAGGTTGGTGCTCCGCTTCAACTTCACAGGAACTCACGAGGGGGAGTTTTTAGGATTCCCAGGAAGTGGCGCAAAACTCCATTTCGAAGGCATGATCATGCGCAGATTTGAGCAAGATAAAATAGCCGAAGATTGGGATTACTTCGATTTTCCAACGGTGGTAGCACAAATTCAATCACAATTAAAATCATAA